The following coding sequences are from one Camarhynchus parvulus chromosome 1, STF_HiC, whole genome shotgun sequence window:
- the LPAR5 gene encoding lysophosphatidic acid receptor 5, translating into MLGMSASNASNSSQTCKDYTFNHHLLMPGYTLIFITGLILNVVALWIFVRYLRLKSVVMIYMLNLAISDLSFTLSLPLRLYYYINHHWPFGSFLCQVSGSVFQINMYGSCLFLMCVNLDRYVAIVHPRRWRHLRRPKVAKLLCFIVWVVIFMGSIPTAIVHKQNHCKVKNQTIYLCFESFSDNMWQNNLFPLVILAEILGFLLPLSSVLYCSIRIFQELCQPSQTKTLRQRKTVRLLLVNLVIFIICFVPYNTTLAVYGMIKARVMKVEEQTQASVRQALIITMMFASMNCMLDPLIYYFSTEGFRNTFKKLRRGQAWDSEMGTLKHQIVESKSPRDHAVSKVKLFPSENFIRPHESSPSLPTAVFLNGPIEDSEI; encoded by the coding sequence ATGCTGGGCATGTCAGCGTCCAATGCATCCAATTCATCTCAGACATGCAAGGATTACACCTTCAACCACCACCTCCTCATGCCTGGATACACCCTGATATTCATCACAGGTTTGATACTCAATGTGGTAGCCCTGTGGATATTTGTCCGATATCTGCGCCTGAAGTCTGTAGTGATGATCTACATGTTGAACCTGGCCATAAGTGACCTCAGCTTCACACTTTCTCTGCCCCTGCGACTCTACTACTATATCAACCACCACTGGCCCTTTGGTAGCTTCCTGTGCCAGGTCTCTGGCTCAGTCTTCCAGATCAACATGTAcggcagctgcctcttcctcatGTGCGTCAACCTGGATCGCTACGTTGCCATCGTTCACCCGCGTCGCTGGCGGCATCTGCGGCGCCCCAAGGTGGCCAAGCTCCTCTGCTTCATCGTCTGGGTTGTGATCTTCATGGGCTCCATCCCCACTGCCATAGTCCACAAGCAAAACCACTGTAAAGTAAAAAACCAGACCATTTATCTGTGCTTTGAAAGCTTTAGCGACAACATGTGGCAGAATAACCTCTTCCCCCTGGTAATCCTGGCTGAAATCTTGGGGTTTCTCCTGcctctcagctctgtgctgtacTGCTCAATTCGCATCTTtcaggagctctgccagcccagccagacAAAGACCCTGCGGCAGCGGAAGACCGTCCGTCTCCTCTTGGTCAATCTGGTCATCTTCATCATCTGCTTCGTGCCCTACAACACCACCCTGGCGGTTTATGGGATGATAAAGGCCCGGGTGATGAAGGTTGAGGAACAAACCCAGGCCTCGGTGCGCCAAGCGTTAATTATAACGATGATGTTTGCCAGCATGAACTGCATGCTGGACCCCCTGATCTACTACTTCAGCACCGAGGGTTTCCGCAACACCTTCAAGAAATTGCGGCGGGGACAAGCCTGGGACTCAGAGATGGGAACGCTTAAGCATCAGATTGTGGAGAGTAAGTCACCCCGGGACCACGCTGTGTCTAAAGTCAAACTGTTCCCATCTGAAAACTTTATCCGTCCCCATGAATCCTCACCGTCACTTCCTACTGCAGTGTTCCTGAATGGGCCCATTGAGGACTCGGAAATTTAA
- the LOC115903251 gene encoding LOW QUALITY PROTEIN: protein Wnt-4-like (The sequence of the model RefSeq protein was modified relative to this genomic sequence to represent the inferred CDS: inserted 2 bases in 1 codon), which produces MEVVKRGAELAVLECQRQFHSRRWNCSTLQGLQVFGKATMQGTRDSAYIHXAVGTAFAVSSAGFQWSGCSDNLSHGTAFSQAFVGSSERSCGVSSSQALMNVHNNEAGGRSGPLNILHLCPDLVP; this is translated from the exons ATGGAGGTGGTGAAGCGAGGCGCGGAGCTGGCTGTCCTCGAGTGCCAGCGCCAGTTTCATTCTCGCCGCTGGAACTGCTCcaccctgcaggggctgcaggtctTTGGCAAGGCCACCATGCAAG GCACACGGGACTCTGCTTACATCCA CGCTGTCGGCACTGCTTTTGCTGTTTCCTCTGCAGGTTTCCAGTGGTCAGGCTGCTCTGATAACCTGTCTCATGGGACTGCCTTCTCTCAGGCCTTCGTGGGCAGCTCTGAGAGGAGCTGTGGTGTCTCCTCCAGCCAAGCGCTCATGAACGTGCACAACAATGAGGCTGGGGGAAG ATCTGGTCCCTTGAACATCCTCCACCTCTGCCCAGATCTGGTCCCTTGA